From Lolium perenne isolate Kyuss_39 chromosome 5, Kyuss_2.0, whole genome shotgun sequence, a single genomic window includes:
- the LOC127304118 gene encoding uncharacterized protein — translation MMSRSSPAEKSLKFPVLEPTVFFLQDFDASEWVTVYRKDKCRRFRRAPRCFSGQERRRPSHRDRRSLPIAVNPGSGAFEFDGPPRFRKANGPVQEVESNGSHGQRSRRMPRGFRRVSIARGLPEPISRQSLSLPSSRCLPAARVLSPMAGNRPAVPRAANPPPRPLRQPVLPGSTPSRGVAVGTEAASGVASSNAAAGNGGVTPVGSELGPQPSRFEHGGGSGSASGFGSRRYDGFEVHGYGGFQEGYYKGNNGYGNSYGSQNRGNFRPRPYNNNRQQWNRNFNNNFRGTGRFNNNNNRYQRRFDVNENSQGTNIGQGTEASGLAPSASDGAAVVVSPQPADNVSVDSSGIPVSARAQKKIDKMQCVKCSEFGHFVDACTAVLCIYCEKISHEAKDCPLLSMPKPVAITYGVSRNELMFHEVPASSEVTFKHDSGKVGSISVSGGSLSASEIIHELQWIIPGNHQWNLTPTDDGAFKVIFPSKADLARMVKIIKVPVPGTSMFLNFDEWSAADLDKFYVTPVWVRVHGVCYKERCDYLSLFGVGSLIGKTKEVDMVFTRAHTTVRMLVEVTRAEFIPTTTVDHMYDGQGYGLIFKLETDIITEKADVVMNEANTGGDAGQDEGKGKEVQKDMDRSSGGETNATPAVNQDPPKQNAPQNKQVKGNSLPVLRVGLIDCPSVDNIHEKFWSESKLTGLIPRKLWADCDVDIDDGLPSPLPPLDMDPFIPPKCTTVTVSTAMIDDLEGDIGVGCAVADGAADTLKGFNVAADDSANISNGISADTALPAEKRCATEKMVFSSTAPVFMVSDMQHVPIGLPSAGSLEGATDDFVHKERAGTGVFLGGRLSVDEVVAYGGVSPPMVGSRSSKRILHQSNADATQMERAQQLAKAKEESLYSGCSVGYPLDPYVVLYPAGGCAPGHGYWVQPLGDGSTGFRVLIGGSHEDLVAAYFPFCV, via the exons ATGATGTCTAGATCTTCTCCGGCCGAAAAAAGTTTGAAGTTCCCTGTCCTAGAGCCGACAGTATTTTTTCTTCAAGATTTTGATGCATCTGAATGGGTTACAGTGTATAGAAAGGATAAATGCCGTCGTTTTCGACGTGCTCCTCGTTGTTTTTCCGGCCAAGAGCGCCGTCGTCCTTCTCACCGTGATCGCCGGAGTCTTCCGATTGCCGTTAATCCAGGATCTGGTGCTTTTGAATTTGATGGGCCTCCTAGATTTCGGAAGGCCAATGGGCCAGTGCAGGAGGTTGAATCCAACGGGTCCCATGGGCAAAGGTCCAGGAGGATGCCCAGAGGTTTTAGGAGGGTGTCGATTGCTCGAGGATTGCCAGAGCCAATCTCTCGTCAATCTCTATCTTTGCCCTCATCTCGGTGCCtcccggcggctagggttttgtcACCAATGGCTGGGAACAGGCCGGCCGTTCCTCGCGCCGCTAACCCTCCGCCTCGTCCGCTTCGTCAGCCAGTGCTACCCGGTTCTACCCCCAGCCGCGGTGTTGCCGTTGGGACAGAGGCGGCGAGTGGTGTGGCTTCCTCGAATGCTGCTGCGGGGAATGGAGGTGTCACACCGGTTGGGAGTGAGCTAGGGCCACAGCCCTCTCGCTTCGagcatggcggtggctctggttcGGCTTCTGGTTTTGGCAGTAGGAGATATGATGGTTTCGAAGTTCACGGATATGGCGGCTTCCAGGAAGGGTACTACAAAGGTAATAATGGTTATGGCAATAGCTACGGTTCTCAGAATAGGGGTAACTTCAGACCTCGTCCTTACAATAATAACAGACAGCAGTGGAATAGGAATTTCAATAACAACTTTCGGGGGACGGGTCGTTTTAACAATAACAATAACCGATATCAGCGTCGGTTTGATGTCAATGAGAATTCCCAGGGAACAAATATTGGTCAGGGTACAGAGGCGTCTGGTTTGGCGCCCTCGGCTTCGGATGGAGCTGCTGTTGTGGTAAGTCCACAACCTGCTGACAATGTTTCGGTGGACAGTTCTGGCATACCAGTATCCGCCCGTGCTCAGAAAAAGATTGATAAGATGCAGTGCGTAAAATGTAGTGAGTTTGGGCATTTTGTTGATGCTTGTACTGCTGTCCTTTGCATCTACTGTGAGAAGATCTCGCATGAGGCCAAGGACTGTCCTCTCTTGTCTATGCCTAAACCAGTGGCAATCACTTATGGGGTTTCGCGTAATGAGTTGATGTTCCATGAGGTTCCCGCCTCTTCTGAGGTCACCTTTAAGCATGATAGTGGCAAAGTTGGTAGCATTTCTGTATCTGGAGGAAGTTTATCTGCATCTGAGATCATTCATGAGCTGCAGTGGATTATTCCGGGGAATCACCAGTGGAACCTTACTCCCACAGATGATGGTGCATTTAAAGTAATTTTTCCTTCAAAGGCTGACCTTGCTAGAATGGTTAAGATTATCAAAGTGCCGGTCCCGGGTACCAGTATGTTTCTTAATTTTGATGAATGGTCCGCGGCTGATCTGGACAAGTTCTATGTTACGCCGGTGTGGGTAAGAGTTCATGGTGTTTGTTACAAGGAGAGGTGTGACTATTTGTCTTTGTTTGGTGTTGGCTCTCTCATTGGCAAAACTAAGGAAGTGGACATGGTGTTCACTAGGGCTCACACCACGGTTAGGATGCTTGTGGAAGTCACTAGGGCTGAGTTTATCCCTACTACTACGGTAGATCATATGTATGATGGGCAGGGGTATGGGTTGATTTTTAAACTTGAGACGGATATTATCACGGAGAAGGCGGATGTTGTCATGAATGAAGCAAACACTGGAGGTGACGCTGGGCAGGACGAGGGGAAGGGAAAGGAAGTGCAGAAGGACATGGATAGGTCTTCTGGAGGCGAAACCAATGCCACACCCGCGGTTAACCAGGATCCGCCAAAACAAAATGCTCCTCAAAACAAACAGGTCAAGGGCAACTCTTTGCCTGTGCTGAGGGTCGGTCTCATTGATTGTCCaagtgttgacaatatccatgagaaatTCTGGTCGGAAAGTAAGCTTACTGGTTTGATCCCTCGCAAGCTTTGGGCAGATTGTGATGTGGACATTGATGATGGGCTGCCGTCGCCCTTGCCTCCTCTGGATATGGACCCCTTTATTCCTCCAAAGTGTACTACGGTGACAGTTTCTACTGCTATGATAGATGATTTGGAAGGGGATATTGGGGTTGGCTGTGCCGTGGCTGATGGCGCGGCTGACACTTTGAAGGGCTTCAATGTTGCAGCAGACGACTCGGCAAACATTTCGAATGGTATCTCTGCCGACACAGCCCttccggcagagaaacgctgtgcAACAGAGAAAATGGTGTTTTCTTCTACCGCACCTGTTTTCATGGTCTCGGATATGCAACATGTGCCCATTGGGTTGCCTAGTGCTGGCAGTTTGGAGGGCGCTACAGATGATTTTGTTCACAAAG AGAGAGCTGGTACTGGAGTTTTCCTTGGAGGGCGTTTATCTGTCGATGAGGTCGTAGCCTATGGTGGTGTCTCTCCTCCTATGGTGGGCTCTCGCTCCAGCAAGCGGATCCTGCATCAGAGCAATGCAGATGCGACGCAGATGGAACGAGCACAACAATTGGCTAAGGCTAAAGAGGAATCATTATACTCAGGTTGTTCCGTTGGTTACCCATTGGATCCATATGTGGTCCTATATCCAGCCGGAGGATGTGCGCCAGGACATGGATATTGGGTGCAGCCGCTTGGCGATGGTAGCACGGGATTTCGCGTTCTGATAGGCGGCTCACATGAAGATCTTGTGGCTGCTTATTTTCCTTTCTGTGTTTAG
- the LOC127304119 gene encoding heavy metal-associated isoprenylated plant protein 41-like, whose amino-acid sequence MATPIVVALQALSLEGKKDERVVKWLKHYSSEQSILIVGDGDLSFSRSLATAFGSGENLVATSLDSYANLISMYGKAESNVTKLKRMGATVLHGVDVKNMKSHIDLKFKRFDRIVFNFPHAGFIGKENQVSMITAHQLLVKRFFRNASHLLHPDGEIHVSHKTGQPYDRWEIEELASEFSLVMFKTVEFRREDYPGYNQKRGDGDRCDEEFPLHNGCTFKFCLEH is encoded by the exons ATGGCGACACCGATTGTGGTGGCGTTGCAGGCGCTCTCTCTGGAGGGGAAGAAGGATGAGAGGGTGGTGAAATGGCTGAAGCACTACTCGTCCGAGCAGAGCATATTGATCGTCGGAGACGGCGACTTGTCCTTCTCGCGCTCGCTCGCCACTGCGTTCGGCTCCGGCGAGAACCTCGTCGCTACATCCCTCGACTCCTACG CTAATCTAATTAGCATGTATGGCAAAGCGGAATCGAATGTAACGAAGCTGAAGAGAATGGGCGCCACGGTCTTGCACGGTGTAGACGTGAAAAACATGAAGAGCCACATTGATCTCAAGTTTAAACGGTTCGATCGGATAGTGTTCAATTTTCCTCATGCTGGGTTCATAGGAAAAGAGAACCAGGTGTCTATGATCAC CGCGCATCAATTGCTGGTGAAGAGGTTCTTCCGCAATGCAAGTCACCTGCTTCATCCTGACGGCGAAATACACGTCAGCCACAAGACGGGCCAGCCTTACGACAGGTGGGAAATCGAGGAACTCGCCTCCGAGTTTTCACTTGTTATGTTTAAGACGGTTGAGTTCCGGAGAGAAGATTACCCTGGGTATAACCAAAAGAGAGGAGACGGGGACAGGTGCGACGAAGAATTCCCTCTGCATAATGGCTGCACTTTCAAATTTTGCTTGGAACATTAA